One window of the Candidatus Zixiibacteriota bacterium genome contains the following:
- a CDS encoding conserved hypothetical protein (Evidence 4 : Unknown function but conserved in other organisms), which yields MKEFIETIVKALVDNPDQVDLTEVQGERTTVYELRVGSGDLGKVIGKHGQTAKSIRTLIAAISAKKGKRAVLEILE from the coding sequence GTGAAGGAATTCATCGAGACGATAGTCAAGGCGTTGGTTGATAACCCCGATCAGGTCGACCTGACCGAAGTTCAAGGCGAACGGACCACTGTCTACGAACTCCGCGTCGGTTCCGGCGATCTGGGCAAAGTTATCGGAAAACACGGACAGACCGCGAAATCGATCCGCACCCTCATCGCGGCCATTTCGGCCAAGAAAGGGAAACGGGCCGTGCTGGAGATTCTGGAATAA
- the rpsP gene encoding 30S ribosomal protein S16: MAAVIRLRRLGAKKRPTYRFVATDSRMPRDGRFVEVLGFYNPLEKPGTVKLFEDKMMYWLDQGATPSDTVINLLKQVGFLKKYETKKKGGDISAMTVSETITERPKKRKKTKQAKEAKAEA; this comes from the coding sequence TTGGCGGCAGTAATCAGACTAAGACGCTTGGGTGCAAAGAAACGGCCCACCTATCGATTTGTTGCGACCGACTCGCGCATGCCCCGCGACGGAAGATTTGTGGAAGTGCTCGGTTTCTATAACCCGCTGGAAAAACCGGGAACCGTGAAACTGTTCGAAGATAAAATGATGTACTGGCTGGATCAGGGAGCGACCCCGTCGGATACCGTCATCAATCTTCTCAAACAGGTCGGCTTCCTCAAAAAATACGAAACCAAAAAGAAAGGCGGCGATATTTCCGCCATGACCGTGTCGGAAACCATCACCGAACGTCCCAAGAAACGGAAAAAGACCAAACAAGCCAAAGAAGCCAAGGCTGAAGCGTAG
- the ffh gene encoding Signal Recognition Particle (SRP) component with 4.5S RNA (ffs) (Evidence 2a : Function from experimental evidences in other organisms; PubMedId : 1279430, 1331806, 2171778, 6357787, 8898086; Product type f : factor): MFGELIDKFDNIFRTLRGSGKLSEKNIKDSLREVRRALLEADVNYKVVKDFIANVETEAVGEKVLKAIEPGQQIVKIVHDQLVHLLGDKAEPMTPATKFPTIYMLCGLQGSGKTTLSGKLALQNKRKNKKVLLVAADIYRPAAVKQLKVLAESIGVEVFHLENTKPPVICDEAKKYCEKNFFDLMIIDTAGRLHIDEELMVELEDIKAKVVPDESILVADSMTGQDAVNLAEKFHERLQLTGVALTKLDGDARGGAAISIRAVTGCPIKLVSVGEKLADLELFHPDRMASRILGMGDIVGLVEKAQEAVDLKEAAKMEEKLKKQSFTLEDFYDQLQQIKKMGPLESILGMIPGMGKALKGVQIDEKGMVRVEAMIQSMTPEERRNPNIIDGSRKLRIASGSGNSVQNVNLLLKQFFAMQKMFKSMGKMKIKGLPKGAFPFQMNI; this comes from the coding sequence ATGTTCGGCGAACTGATAGACAAATTTGACAATATTTTCCGCACCCTTCGCGGCTCCGGGAAACTGAGCGAGAAAAATATAAAGGATTCTCTTCGCGAGGTCCGTCGCGCGCTCCTCGAGGCCGATGTTAACTACAAGGTGGTCAAGGACTTTATCGCCAATGTAGAAACCGAGGCGGTCGGCGAAAAAGTTCTCAAAGCAATCGAGCCCGGTCAGCAGATAGTCAAAATCGTCCACGACCAGTTGGTTCATCTTTTGGGCGATAAAGCCGAGCCGATGACCCCCGCCACCAAATTCCCAACTATCTACATGCTCTGCGGACTGCAAGGGTCCGGTAAAACAACCCTCTCCGGCAAACTGGCGCTTCAGAATAAAAGGAAAAACAAAAAGGTCCTTCTGGTCGCGGCCGACATTTACCGCCCGGCGGCGGTGAAGCAGTTGAAAGTGCTGGCGGAATCTATCGGCGTGGAAGTATTCCATCTGGAAAACACCAAACCGCCGGTCATCTGCGATGAGGCCAAAAAGTACTGCGAAAAGAATTTCTTCGACCTGATGATAATCGACACCGCCGGACGGCTCCATATCGATGAAGAACTGATGGTCGAACTCGAAGATATCAAGGCGAAAGTTGTCCCCGATGAATCGATCCTCGTGGCTGATTCGATGACCGGTCAGGATGCCGTCAATCTGGCGGAAAAATTTCATGAGCGCCTCCAACTGACCGGCGTGGCGCTGACTAAACTCGACGGCGACGCCCGCGGCGGGGCGGCGATTTCGATCCGCGCCGTCACCGGCTGTCCGATCAAACTGGTCTCGGTCGGCGAAAAACTGGCCGACCTCGAACTGTTTCATCCCGACCGGATGGCCTCGCGGATTCTCGGCATGGGAGATATTGTCGGGCTGGTGGAGAAGGCCCAGGAGGCGGTGGACCTTAAAGAAGCCGCCAAAATGGAAGAAAAACTCAAGAAGCAGTCGTTCACGCTTGAGGATTTCTACGACCAACTCCAGCAGATAAAGAAGATGGGCCCCTTAGAATCGATTCTCGGCATGATCCCCGGCATGGGCAAGGCCCTCAAGGGGGTGCAGATCGACGAGAAAGGGATGGTTCGGGTCGAGGCGATGATACAATCGATGACCCCCGAGGAACGGCGCAACCCGAATATTATCGATGGTTCCCGCAAACTGCGTATTGCTTCCGGGTCGGGGAACTCGGTGCAGAACGTGAACCTTCTTTTGAAGCAGTTTTTCGCGATGCAGAAGATGTTTAAGAGCATGGGTAAAATGAAAATAAAAGGTCTGCCGAAAGGGGCATTCCCTTTCCAAATGAACATATAA
- the rpe gene encoding Ribulose-phosphate 3-epimerase, translating into MKIAPSILAADFARLGEEIKKAQTAGADWIHLDIMDGHFVPNLSFGEAISAMSKSISSLPHDAHLMVTDPESYLDSFAKIKVEYITFHIEIGGPKIELGPGRWVYKVEKAADTARIKAVISQIESLGAKAGLAVNPPTPLSAAEPFLAQIDLLLLMSVNPGFAGQKFIPEVMDKITTAAKLRRDDGYHFQIMVDGGVGLDNVKILETAGVDIVVAGSAFFRAPDYAEFVRKMKS; encoded by the coding sequence ATGAAAATCGCCCCTTCCATTCTCGCCGCCGATTTTGCCCGGCTCGGCGAGGAAATCAAAAAGGCCCAAACCGCTGGCGCCGACTGGATTCATCTCGATATCATGGACGGCCACTTTGTCCCCAACCTCTCCTTCGGCGAAGCCATTTCCGCCATGTCCAAATCAATTTCATCTTTGCCGCACGACGCCCATCTCATGGTCACCGACCCGGAAAGTTATCTGGACTCTTTTGCCAAAATCAAAGTCGAGTATATCACTTTCCACATCGAAATCGGCGGCCCGAAAATTGAATTGGGCCCGGGCCGATGGGTATATAAAGTCGAAAAGGCGGCCGATACCGCGAGAATTAAGGCGGTTATTTCCCAAATAGAATCTCTTGGGGCCAAAGCCGGACTTGCCGTCAACCCGCCGACTCCTCTTTCGGCCGCCGAACCGTTCCTGGCGCAGATTGATCTCCTCCTCCTGATGTCGGTCAATCCCGGTTTCGCCGGGCAGAAATTTATCCCCGAAGTCATGGATAAGATTACGACTGCCGCCAAACTGCGCCGGGACGATGGCTATCACTTCCAGATTATGGTCGATGGCGGCGTGGGGTTGGATAATGTCAAAATCCTCGAAACGGCCGGAGTCGATATTGTTGTGGCCGGGTCGGCCTTTTTTCGGGCTCCCGATTACGCCGAATTCGTCCGCAAGATGAAGTCTTAA
- a CDS encoding hypothetical protein (Evidence 5 : Unknown function): protein MAFCGVQLKYLVGLLTISLLVLMSCVPKIISIKKHPYIPVDLSDCLTQLDKTLSQEVHDTLMAWDEEDLWKAHFRLGMWIRNNWGLWGRSRLSNWFNAQGIKHPDDMSNIILTSYWRYLHDKPIGLDDQINRFEVYYKDCSYPDTLICAKCGKHLKEVYNIGLGLDPDFPNEITLVLYCSKKHPWFYSWRHGLYNINEVKNRELLERFKSTRL, encoded by the coding sequence ATGGCTTTTTGTGGGGTACAGCTCAAATATCTTGTTGGTTTGCTGACAATTAGCTTATTAGTTTTGATGTCGTGTGTACCGAAAATCATTTCCATAAAAAAACACCCCTATATTCCTGTTGATCTAAGCGATTGTCTAACTCAACTTGATAAGACGCTAAGCCAGGAAGTTCATGATACGCTTATGGCCTGGGACGAAGAAGATTTGTGGAAGGCACATTTCAGATTGGGAATGTGGATTCGTAATAACTGGGGGCTTTGGGGAAGATCTCGTCTTTCAAATTGGTTCAATGCGCAAGGAATTAAACATCCTGATGATATGTCAAACATCATCCTGACTTCATATTGGCGATATTTACACGACAAACCGATAGGGCTTGATGATCAAATAAACCGCTTTGAAGTCTATTATAAGGATTGCAGCTACCCGGATACATTGATATGTGCAAAATGCGGGAAGCATCTAAAAGAGGTCTATAATATAGGTCTTGGGCTTGACCCAGATTTCCCAAATGAAATCACCTTAGTGTTGTACTGCTCAAAGAAGCATCCATGGTTTTATTCGTGGAGACATGGCCTTTACAATATAAATGAAGTGAAAAATCGCGAACTGCTTGAGAGATTCAAGTCAACGCGTCTATAA
- a CDS encoding hypothetical protein (Evidence 5 : Unknown function) produces the protein MIDGFSRQGRAFDGKPAAIL, from the coding sequence GTGATCGACGGGTTCTCCCGTCAGGGCCGGGCCTTTGACGGCAAACCGGCCGCCATTCTTTAG
- a CDS encoding putative Polysaccharide deacetylase (Evidence 3 : Putative function from multiple computational evidences) has translation MAVYIKETYYYNMSRIIRLAIILILAANAHATKELAVTIDDLPFLYGRYLSDSAQNAKFHDILKILKKHDIKVIGFVIGAHVNSVTSPLLDDFVTAGHAVGNHTFSHPDLNDTPIDRYEDDIARGEDAIFKWVDSVKYFRYPMLHQGPTEHKYIGVANYLAAHSYVNVPVTIDNDDWLYNRDFTEARKRGDTALADSIGLGYLAHMQKMTRYYDSIAVAKLHRDIKHILLIHMTELNALYLDTLLSWYESEGWKFVSPQEALTDPVYKIEDTYIGEMGLSWLLRF, from the coding sequence ATGGCCGTCTATATAAAGGAGACGTATTATTACAATATGAGCAGGATAATCAGGTTGGCGATAATATTAATCCTGGCGGCAAACGCCCATGCGACCAAGGAGTTGGCTGTCACGATCGACGACTTGCCGTTTCTTTACGGCCGGTATCTTTCCGACAGCGCTCAAAACGCCAAATTTCACGATATATTGAAAATCCTCAAGAAGCATGATATCAAAGTTATCGGATTCGTAATCGGAGCACATGTCAATTCCGTGACTTCACCCCTTCTCGATGATTTTGTCACCGCCGGCCACGCGGTCGGCAATCATACTTTCAGCCATCCCGACTTGAACGATACTCCGATCGACCGGTATGAGGATGATATCGCGCGGGGCGAGGACGCCATTTTCAAGTGGGTCGATTCCGTCAAATATTTTCGTTACCCCATGCTGCATCAGGGTCCGACCGAGCATAAATATATCGGGGTCGCCAATTATCTGGCCGCCCACTCGTATGTCAATGTCCCGGTGACAATCGACAACGACGACTGGCTGTATAATCGGGATTTCACTGAGGCCCGCAAAAGAGGCGACACCGCCCTGGCCGACTCTATCGGGCTGGGATATCTGGCGCACATGCAGAAGATGACCCGGTATTACGATTCTATCGCCGTGGCCAAATTACACCGCGATATCAAGCATATTCTTCTTATTCATATGACCGAACTTAACGCCCTCTATCTCGATACCCTTCTCTCCTGGTATGAATCGGAGGGGTGGAAATTTGTCTCGCCGCAGGAAGCCCTGACCGATCCGGTGTATAAAATCGAAGATACCTATATCGGGGAAATGGGGCTTTCGTGGCTTCTCCGCTTTTAG
- a CDS encoding conserved hypothetical protein (Evidence 4 : Unknown function but conserved in other organisms), translating to MAVKNHTKSAVEADELVLSRTFDAPPEMVFRAWTEPDYLTRWWGPKMFTCPTAKVDLRVGGKYLICMRGPDGKDYWSTGVYREIVPKKKIVCTDSFADEKGNVVPSTHYGMSPEMPMEMLVTVAFEAAKGKTKFTLHHAGIANMSDIDRKNMNQGWNEMLDKLENLVRG from the coding sequence ATGGCAGTCAAGAATCACACCAAGAGCGCTGTTGAAGCCGATGAATTGGTCCTTTCGCGCACTTTCGACGCCCCGCCGGAGATGGTCTTCAGGGCCTGGACCGAACCGGACTATCTCACCCGCTGGTGGGGTCCCAAGATGTTCACCTGCCCGACGGCCAAAGTCGATTTGCGGGTGGGCGGAAAATATCTTATATGCATGCGCGGCCCGGACGGCAAAGATTACTGGAGCACGGGCGTATACCGCGAAATTGTACCGAAGAAAAAAATTGTCTGCACCGACTCGTTCGCCGACGAGAAAGGGAATGTCGTCCCGAGCACTCATTACGGTATGAGCCCGGAAATGCCGATGGAGATGCTGGTGACGGTGGCGTTCGAAGCAGCCAAGGGGAAAACCAAATTCACCCTGCATCATGCCGGAATCGCCAATATGAGCGATATCGACCGCAAGAATATGAATCAGGGGTGGAACGAAATGCTCGACAAATTGGAAAATCTGGTGCGAGGATAA
- a CDS encoding conserved hypothetical protein (Evidence 4 : Unknown function but conserved in other organisms): MPTKAEATPRRQNIKGYMPIYAHSLTANSFLDFDLYIYDGQNMVLYRSAQLPLTSEACRELVRQNINRLYISVGHRREYQQYLRTNINRILADDAVDDFTKSSIVYDSAKEMVRDVFSDPTKGQNIKECREFAESTVLYILQGKNAFLSMLKVMSFDYSVFTHSVNTCTFSLALAQESGISKTGELIELATGAMLHDVGKAKIPESILFKPGPLDQSEWETMRHHPQWGADLMSETDMIPKNSYIPILQHHERQNGIGYPNGLTEGELHIYGKIVSIADTFDAMTTNRVYRVAEGTFSALKTMSDREQGFDETLLRQFIQLMGPARPDLV, from the coding sequence ATGCCGACCAAAGCCGAAGCCACTCCGAGACGACAGAATATCAAGGGATACATGCCGATCTATGCCCACTCCCTGACCGCCAACAGTTTCCTCGATTTCGACCTCTATATCTATGACGGCCAGAATATGGTCCTCTACCGCTCCGCCCAACTGCCCCTGACATCGGAGGCCTGCCGGGAGTTGGTGCGCCAAAATATCAACCGGCTCTATATCTCGGTCGGGCATCGACGCGAATACCAGCAGTACTTGAGGACCAATATCAACCGGATCCTGGCCGATGACGCGGTCGATGATTTCACGAAATCGAGCATTGTCTATGACAGCGCCAAAGAGATGGTCCGCGATGTTTTCTCCGATCCGACCAAGGGGCAGAATATCAAGGAGTGCCGGGAGTTCGCGGAATCGACCGTCTTATATATTCTTCAGGGGAAGAACGCTTTTCTCAGTATGCTGAAAGTGATGTCGTTCGATTACAGCGTTTTCACCCATTCGGTCAACACCTGCACCTTCTCCCTGGCGCTGGCGCAGGAGTCCGGAATATCAAAAACGGGCGAATTGATTGAGTTGGCCACCGGCGCGATGCTTCACGATGTCGGCAAGGCCAAAATCCCGGAATCGATTCTTTTCAAGCCGGGACCGCTGGATCAATCGGAGTGGGAAACGATGCGCCATCACCCCCAATGGGGCGCCGACCTGATGTCCGAAACCGACATGATCCCGAAAAACTCTTATATCCCGATTCTACAGCATCACGAGCGGCAGAACGGTATCGGCTACCCCAACGGTCTTACCGAAGGTGAACTGCACATCTACGGCAAAATTGTCTCTATCGCCGATACCTTCGATGCCATGACCACCAACCGGGTCTATCGGGTCGCCGAAGGGACTTTCTCGGCGCTCAAGACGATGTCGGACCGGGAACAGGGATTCGACGAGACCCTGCTCCGGCAGTTTATTCAATTGATGGGGCCGGCGCGCCCCGATTTAGTCTAA